The window CCGGATCAGAGCCAGCAGTTCGTCCAGGTCGGCCCGGCCCTCAGGCCCTACGAAATCCAGGGCCTGCTCAAGCAGACAGCGCCGGCTGACCCTGGCCTCGTCCCGGGCAGCGGCCCTGCGGGCCCTGGCCCGGGTCCGCAGGATGGTCTTGTCCAGCAACCGCTGCCACTCCCGGCGCAGCTTGTCCGCGCAGGTTCGCACGGGCTTGTCCTGAAGCCAGTACATGGCCAATGCCCCGTCTACGAAGACCCGGGCCTGCTCCAGGGGGATGCCCGCCCGCTCGGCTAGGTAGGCATCCACCGCCTGGCGAACGTCTTGCACCTCTCCGCCATAGCGCGGGTCCGTGGCCAGCTTGAAGGGGCTGGAATGGAACCGCGGATCGCGGTCGTTGATCGAAGGCCCGGCCTCCATAAGGGTGAAAGGTAGAGGGAGTTTGGCCAGCTTGCCGTGGATGGCGGCCATGAGCACGATATAGGTCTCGAAGAGATAGTAGTTCCTGAGGGTCTGCGGGCAGCGGCTGAAGATGTCTCGCCACATGTCCGTGCGCTGCACCGCGTAATAGCTGGACCAGAAAAACAGAAAATTCTGGAGCAGCCTGTCCCCGGGGCGCTCGGCGTCCACGGCGAAGGGGAACCGCTTGAACTGGGGGCAGGCCAAGCCTTCCCCGCCCTGGCCGGTCTGGAAGTCCAGGCCCATGGCCGATGAGTAGTCTGGGTGGGCCTCCAGGAACTCCAGGCAGAGACGCACGGCGCGCGGATTCGTCAGCGTATCGTCGGCGTTGAGCAGCATGTAGGGGGTGCGGACCCGCTCCAACACCGGGGCCTGCATCTTCTTGGTCAGGTTCTGGCCCGGACAGTGAACGTAATCCACGTCGGGGTGCCTAGCGGCGAAGGTGTTGGGCGCGGCGCTGGAATCGATCACCAGGATCCGGCCGCGACTGGCCAGGGCGTTGGGCAGGACGCGCCGCTCCAAAAGCCGCTGGCGCTCGTGGGTGGGGATGACGATGGTCAGTTTCTCTCGCACGCAAGCACCTCTTGGGCCTTCAGCAGGTGCCCCGTCGGCCGGGACCAACAGGCGAGAGCAACTCCAGCCGAGGAATCGCCAGGGCAAAACAGCCGCCCCATTCACGCACCTCAGCCAGTTGCTCCATGATCTCGCCCTTGATGTTCCAGGGCAGGATGAGCAGCACGTCGGGTTTGCGTTCGGCAACGGCCTCCGGCGGCAGCACGGGGATGTGACTGCCGGGCATGAACAGGCCCTGCTTGTGGGGCGAGGCGTCG is drawn from Desulfovibrio aminophilus DSM 12254 and contains these coding sequences:
- a CDS encoding TIGR00180 family glycosyltransferase; amino-acid sequence: MREKLTIVIPTHERQRLLERRVLPNALASRGRILVIDSSAAPNTFAARHPDVDYVHCPGQNLTKKMQAPVLERVRTPYMLLNADDTLTNPRAVRLCLEFLEAHPDYSSAMGLDFQTGQGGEGLACPQFKRFPFAVDAERPGDRLLQNFLFFWSSYYAVQRTDMWRDIFSRCPQTLRNYYLFETYIVLMAAIHGKLAKLPLPFTLMEAGPSINDRDPRFHSSPFKLATDPRYGGEVQDVRQAVDAYLAERAGIPLEQARVFVDGALAMYWLQDKPVRTCADKLRREWQRLLDKTILRTRARARRAAARDEARVSRRCLLEQALDFVGPEGRADLDELLALIRAA